The following nucleotide sequence is from Mesobacillus jeotgali.
GGATTAGACTATAACTTAGGGCTTATAAATTCTTGCAATTGTTTTAAAGTTGCCTCTGCATGTTCCTGGTTATAGGAAAAATACTTAATCGTCCCTACTTTTTCTTCTTTCACAAAACCAGCTTTCTTCAAAAGTTCCAGATGGTGCGAGACGGTGGCCGTTGTAATTCCGAGGTACTCGGCGATTTTGGCACCGTATTCCTTATTCCGTGCAAGCATTCTTAAAATAAGGATTCGATTCCGGTCAGAAAGTGCCTTTAGTTGCACTTCCAGTTCGGCACTTTTTTTTTCGATAATCGACCAGTGGTGCAACAACTCCATAGATGATGATACATGTCTTGGAATCGAAAATCCTGATTCGATTAGCGGCAAAAAAGTAGGATGGAATGTAGTAATACACTTGATATAAGCTTGTTCGTCTGAACGTTTTTCCCATTATGTATTGAGCTAACGCCAAAGGCTCCATGTCAATCGATTTCACTTTCTCGATAGATTCCTGGGCAGCATTGCTTACGTTTGCAAGCTCATCTTTGAATGTCCGCGATTGAGATACATCTAACAAGAGAGATATAAAGCTATTTCGGAAATCAGGCAGGTTGTTTAGAATACCTTGCGTAGTTGTTTTCTTTTCATCAGTTTCCCACCAGATCGTATCCTCAGCAGACTTAAGCTTCTCTGGATTTTTAATCAATTCTTTAATTTGCTTTTCAGGAAGAGACTCGCCAAAAAAGTGATACAAAAAATCAGGATCACTAAGAGTAGAGATTTTTTCAAGAAACAGTTCTACATCATGAAAATAAGGATAAGGCAGAAGGAAATTAAAAAGAAAGGTGAAACTCCAATCGGTTTTTGATTCCCAAAAATCCAGGAATTCTGCGGAGTTTTTATCTAGTTCCTTGAGTAGTTGACCATATAAGCGGTCCTTTTCAGTTCTTGCATCAAGTAAAGACGAAGTAAAAGCAATAAATTCCACAACAGTTGAGTGAAAGTGCTCCACTACGACTTCATCTGCTTTTGAGCGGCTGTCCCACTCTAATGACATATCAACACCTCATTTCATACATGTTTATTATAAGGCAATCATCTAATAAAGGAAACATGAAAGGTTCGGAAGCTTTTTTAATGTTATAAACTGGCTTTATTAAGTAGGGGTGTTTCGGTTTTTATCATAAATACCAGCTAATATTAATTAGATTTCCATTTTTCGACATTCCGGGGGAGGAGTAACGGTCTTTTTATTGAATACTTATGTTAGTAAGAATGGAAAGCTCAGTTTTTTAAAGGGAGAAGAGTATGGAGAAATTTTATGTAGCATCGAGTTTTCGGAACATTGATGCTGTGAACTATGTGACGAAACAATTAGTAAACAAAGGCTATGTGCATACATATGATTGGACGAAAAATGCCCAAGCAAGGGAAGACAAAACATCAACATTCGAAGATTTAATTGAGATTGGCCAAAATGAGAAAAACGCCGTCTTAGAATCTGATTTTATCGTTGTGTTACTGCCAGGTGGAAAAGGAACTCATATAGAATTAGGAATTGCGCTGGGCTTGGAAAAGAAAATTTTTCTTTACTCTCCAGATGGAGCAATCAATCATTTTGAAACAACTATTACATTCTATCATTTGCCAGAAGTAGAAAAATGTTATAGGACACTGGATGAATTAATAGAGAAGATCATCATTCAGTTGCCTTTAAACCAAGAGGTGTATTAATTCGGAGCTAAAAATGAAAGGCAGGTGACCAAATTGACAAAAAAACTTTCATTAATTTTGTTGGGTTTATTAGTTTTCGTTGCCTTATTTTCAACATTTTTATTCTTCAGGACTATTTTTTCAAATCTAATTCCTGAATATAAAACAGCTGAAGCAATCCCTCTAGCCATTTTTTCAGGATTAACATGGGTTGCACTTGCTATAACTTTAAGGAGTCTTGAGAAGTAGTTTGCATACAGTGGTAACATGGAAATTTTTTAGGGGTGATTAATCTTGAGATTTATTGATGACTTAGCAGGCTCTATTTATGATATTTTTAAATTCATTTTAAAGTCGCTTAGCTATTTTCTGGCAGGTATGATTATCGTAGCAATTCCAATGTACTTGATTGTTTGGATATTTGGTTATTTAAAGTAGAAGCTGTTTCAGAAGAGATTTTCCGTAATACTTATAAAAACAACTTACAACAAAAAGGGGGAGTTTAAGATCAAGAGTCCATTAAGTAAATTTCTTTTGTTTGGTGCCTTGTTATCTGCGATTCTATCTTTTATTCTCGGCACTAAACTCGCTATACTGTCGGCCGGATTCCTTTTAGCCAATGCAGTCTTGCTTCAATCTTTGAAAAAAAGAGAAGATGAAGGAGGTAGACAATAACTGTTTTTGTTTGATGCAGAATGGCTCTTGTAGAAGGAATATAGGTTGTGTAGGGAATTGAAGAGAACAATCAATGAATTTATGGAGTAGTGAGAAAATGAATAAAAGTATCCCTTTTAGATTGATTGAACAAAAAGAAGGAACAGATAGCTTAGTTATTGTTTTACCCGGGGCGGGTTACTCCACACAAGCTAATGTAACCGTAGTCTAAACTGGAAAAAAACGGGCGGAATTTCCAGTTTGCCAATAAATTTTGATTTTCGCCATTAAGTAGGGTGAAATCGCCAATAAATAAATTTTTTCGCCAATAAAATTTGAAAATCGCCAATAAAGTTGTGAAAACCGCCAATAAAAAAATTCTATAGTGAAAAAAGGCTTAAAAGGGTCTTGTTTTTTCTATGTAATCTTGCTTTTAACCTTCAATCGGCCTTCGCTTAAAGAGATAGGCGATAAGAATGCCACTTTTCATGAAGGAAGTGTGGAATTCTACAGAAATATACTGTTATTTAAGGAGTAATCTCTATGTCCAATAAATTTAATATTTCTTATGGGGAACATCAATCAAAATTTGGTGTTTTGCGTTTGCCTGAAAGTTCAGATCCATGCCCAGTAATAGTTTTAATTCATGGGGGGTTTTGGCAATCCAAATATAACTTAGAGGAGAATACCCCAATTGCTGAGGATTTAACTCAACGTGGTTATGCAACTTGGAATATCGAATATAGAAGAATTGGTGAAGAACTAGAAGGATGGAATAGCATTTTTAATGATGTTATTGACGCTATTAACCATCTGTCTATTATTAAAGAGTCATATCATATTGACCTCTCAAATGTAACTGTTATAGGTCATTCAGCTGGAGGCCATTTAGCCCTTTGGTTAGCTTCAAGAATTAACACGTCGAAAGCCGATGATGTATATAGTGAACTTTCTATACCTATTAAAAAAGTATTAAGTCTGGCAGGGGTCACTGACCTAAAAAAGATGTGGGAAATTCACGAACAAAAGGGAATAAAAAGCCCAGTAGCTGCACTATTAGGTGGGGCACCACATGAAGTTCCTAAACGCTATAAAATGTCTTCTCCAATAGAATTATTACCATTTGAAGTCGATCAAGTGTTAATACACGGTGAGTTGGATCGTCATGTTCCTGTTGAATTAAGCAAGAATTATTACCAAAGCGCTTTAGAAAAAGGAGATAAGGTGAAGTTAGTTGTTCTGCCTGATATAGAACATTTTAAGGTCATTGACTCAACTTCAGCTGCTTGGGACATAGTTGTTGAATCAATTTGAGGATTCGATCTTTTTTTCACATCTAGGAAGAACGGAAAAAGTGAAAGCGTTATTCATTGGACTTATTGGTATTTTAATTATGGTAGGGACTAACTTAATTTTTTTTATTCTTTAACTGGCTGCCGGATGGCAGTTTTTTTGATTATGTGGGCAGAATTCATGACTGATTCCAGGAGGATTAACGACATTTTTAGCAAATGATGCCGTAATGTTAACTATGTGTATTGGTTATTTATGGTATTATTTAATTTAGATAGGCTCCGATATTTGAGGGGGAATTGAAGTGAAAAATAAGTTAAAAAAGTCTTCAACAGATAAGTCTATAAGTGGTGTCTGCGGAGGTATAGCTGAGTATTTTGGCATATCTTCTTTGGCGGTAAGGCTCATATTTGTTTTGTTACCTGGCGCTAATATACTAATCTATTTAATTCTTGTTAATGCGATGGATGATAGTCCTCCTTCGTTATATTAAATAGATTGGTGCATTACTTGCAAAATTAATTGAAAGGGATTTTTCTTTGAAGAAATGGAAATTGCTTACGATACTTTTGACTAGCTTAATAATAGGTGTATTACTTTATCACGATGCTCGAACTTTGAATCTTGATCGGTCTGATTTACCTGTGAATGATCAGCTGGCGATTACAATCTCTCAGCGTTACCTTGCTGGTTATTGGACACATCCAGTTAAGCTGAATTTAACACCTTACGAGAGTAAGAATGTGAAAGAAACAGCCGAGACTTATATTGTCGATATTATCGATGAAAGGGATACGCCACTTTGTAAGGGGTATCAAATAGTTGTTGAGAAGGATAGCGGTAAAGTTATAGATAAAGAAGAGAAGGATTATTGCCGTTAATACTATAATCTTTTTTTAACAAACTCGAGAGTTTATAGTATTTCATTGGAGGCGATTAACACGGAGAAGGTCAATTTTATTCATCATAACACCTTAAGCGAAAAGGCTGAGGAAACTTTTTTATTACATAAAACCTTGATTGCAATCCTACTCCCCGAAGCAGATATTCAGCATGTAGGCAGTTCAGCTGTTCCAAACAGCATTACAAAAGGGGATTTAGATATACAGGTTCGGGTTGAAGCTTATCTATTTCCCAAAGCAGTTCAAGAACTTTCGAAATTGTATGAGGTTAATGAAGGTAGTACAAAAAGTCAAACTTTCCGAGCATTTAAAGATGATTCAGTAGATCCACCTTTAGGGGTACAACTGACCGTTATAGGCTCTGAATATGATTTCTTCTGGAAATTTCGTGATATTTTGATAATGAATGAACAATACCGAAAAGAGTATGACGAGTTAAAAAGGAATTTTGAAGGGAGAGATATGGAGCTTTACCGAAAAGCCAAGAATGAGTTTTTTGAAAGACTAATGGAAACTCCTGAATTTCAACAGTTTGATAGGTAACCTGAATATGGTCAGGGAAGCAAAAAAAACAGGCCGGGTATCTTTCAATAAACCCAATTAGTTGATGTGAATAAATAGTAAATAGTAGAGTGCGCTGATCTTGGGAGGATTAGCGCACTTTTTGTTTTGTTGCTAGTGAAACCTTAATGGATAAATATGTTAATATAGGTTTATTAGAGAAACAGCATAATGGAAAAGAGTTGCTAACATAGTTGTGATTAATTTGAGGTGTTTCAGTGGAGAGTAAATTTATAAGAGGGACTTTCTTTTTAACGGCAGCCAGCCTGATATCCAAGATTCTGGGCTTTATTTATATCATACCATTCACGGCTCTCGTTGGAACTCAAGGATATGTTTTATATAAATATGCCTATGGGCCGTATACGATCCTTTTGAGTATTTCAACAATAGGCCTTCCCCTTGCCGTTTCTAAAATCGTTTCGAAATATAATGAATTAGGTAACTATAGAGTGGGTTTGACTCTATTAAGATATGGAATGTTTTTAATGGTCATAAGTGGTATTATCTCATTTGCTGCTTTGTATTTATCAGCACCATTCTTAGCAAGTGTACTAATTGAGCCTAATGATCAAACAGGTAATTCTGTAGAGGATGTTCAGTATGTAATTCGTCTCGTCAGTTTTGCTTTGTTAATTATTCCAGCGATGAGTATTTTCAGGGGATACTTCCAAGGGAGCCAATCAATGGGGCCTTCGGCATTAAGTACAGTGGTAGAGCAGGTAGTCAGGATTGTCTTTATCTTGGCAGGCGCATATATTACCATCCACATATTTAACCGTTCTGTTACCAATGCTGTAGGGATTGCCACCTTTGCCGCCTTTATCGGTGGAGTAGCAGGATTTTTAGTTTTATTATTCGTTTTTTATAAACGAGGAGAATTAATAAAGAAACAAAGAGATATCAGTCCAAATAACAAAGACCTAAAAGTGATATCAATGTTAAAGGAATTGATTGGTTATGCAATTCCTTTTGTCATTACAGGACTGGCAATCCCAATTGTTAATGACGTTCTACAATGTCCGGAAATTGATGGTACTAATTGTCCGAAAACTGACGGATTTCCTGTCCAAAATGAAAAGGGAGGCAGTTTTCCTGCTTCCCAACGATTTTACAAGTCAACTTGGTACGTCTCGTTTTTCTTAAGATAGAACTTTACGTCGTTACGACCAGTGAAAATATACCAATCCCTACCCAGTTCCAGACGGCAGGAAAGAGTCTTGCCATTACCTAGATGAAGATCAAACCATTCTCCACATCGCATCTTATAACCAGCATTGTCCCCCCAAAATACAACCCAACAATCCAACTCTTCATTGTAATTCATTTCTTTCCAACGGCTTTTCATGAAAGTTCACCCTGGATGACTTGCTTGATCATATGGTCGTCAATGATCCTTCGGCCATTTTGTGAGCCATAGAGTAGACTATGCGTGCAGAGTTTATCTATGAGCCTTGCGGCACCACCAGAAAACCGATGGATTTCATCGAGAGCCCCGTCAGAGAATATTGGTTGGTCAACTCCGGCATAACGAAGGTGCCTAGAAACATATTCTTCAACTTGGGCACGATCGAGATGTCCTAGCTGAAATTGGATATCGATTCTTTGGCGTATGGCTGCGTATGATTGGAGCCGAAGTCGATCCCATAATTCACTTTGACCGACAAGGATAAGCGCCATCGGGCTTTGCGAATCCATTTTGAAGTTCAGTAGGAAACGAACCTCTTCAAGCATTTCACGGTCCAGAAGATGGGCTTCATCCACTACCACCACAGGTTGTAGCCCTCGTATGCCTTTCATTAATTCAATCTCACGATGAAGCTGCCGTTTTGCATCTCCCCGGTAAAACTTCGCTTCGGAGCCTAACTGTTCCAGAAGACCTTTGTAAAAATGCCGAGGTGTTAACTTAGAGTCAGACAGGTAAAGGATATGGAATTTCCTTTTATCCAATTTGTCCACAAACTTACGGATGGTCGTAGTCTTTCCAGTACCACTATCCCCACTCAGAACGGCGAAAAGCTGTCTTTCAGCTGTGTACTTCAGCCTTCCAAGGATTTCTTGCATCATCGAGGAATCATACAATTGATCAGTCGGAAGATCTCTGGCGAAAGGTGTGTAATCC
It contains:
- a CDS encoding ArsR/SmtB family transcription factor, whose protein sequence is MQLKALSDRNRILILRMLARNKEYGAKIAEYLGITTATVSHHLELLKKAGFVKEEKVGTIKYFSYNQEHAEATLKQLQEFISPKL
- a CDS encoding nucleoside 2-deoxyribosyltransferase, translated to MEKFYVASSFRNIDAVNYVTKQLVNKGYVHTYDWTKNAQAREDKTSTFEDLIEIGQNEKNAVLESDFIVVLLPGGKGTHIELGIALGLEKKIFLYSPDGAINHFETTITFYHLPEVEKCYRTLDELIEKIIIQLPLNQEVY
- a CDS encoding alpha/beta hydrolase family protein, which encodes MSNKFNISYGEHQSKFGVLRLPESSDPCPVIVLIHGGFWQSKYNLEENTPIAEDLTQRGYATWNIEYRRIGEELEGWNSIFNDVIDAINHLSIIKESYHIDLSNVTVIGHSAGGHLALWLASRINTSKADDVYSELSIPIKKVLSLAGVTDLKKMWEIHEQKGIKSPVAALLGGAPHEVPKRYKMSSPIELLPFEVDQVLIHGELDRHVPVELSKNYYQSALEKGDKVKLVVLPDIEHFKVIDSTSAAWDIVVESI
- a CDS encoding PspC domain-containing protein, with the protein product MKNKLKKSSTDKSISGVCGGIAEYFGISSLAVRLIFVLLPGANILIYLILVNAMDDSPPSLY
- a CDS encoding GrpB family protein, whose translation is MEAINTEKVNFIHHNTLSEKAEETFLLHKTLIAILLPEADIQHVGSSAVPNSITKGDLDIQVRVEAYLFPKAVQELSKLYEVNEGSTKSQTFRAFKDDSVDPPLGVQLTVIGSEYDFFWKFRDILIMNEQYRKEYDELKRNFEGRDMELYRKAKNEFFERLMETPEFQQFDR
- a CDS encoding oligosaccharide flippase family protein codes for the protein MESKFIRGTFFLTAASLISKILGFIYIIPFTALVGTQGYVLYKYAYGPYTILLSISTIGLPLAVSKIVSKYNELGNYRVGLTLLRYGMFLMVISGIISFAALYLSAPFLASVLIEPNDQTGNSVEDVQYVIRLVSFALLIIPAMSIFRGYFQGSQSMGPSALSTVVEQVVRIVFILAGAYITIHIFNRSVTNAVGIATFAAFIGGVAGFLVLLFVFYKRGELIKKQRDISPNNKDLKVISMLKELIGYAIPFVITGLAIPIVNDVLQCPEIDGTNCPKTDGFPVQNEKGGSFPASQRFYKSTWYVSFFLR
- a CDS encoding DUF5348 domain-containing protein, with translation MKSRWKEMNYNEELDCWVVFWGDNAGYKMRCGEWFDLHLGNGKTLSCRLELGRDWYIFTGRNDVKFYLKKNETYQVDL
- a CDS encoding ExeA family protein, with protein sequence MFEAFYEMDYTPFARDLPTDQLYDSSMMQEILGRLKYTAERQLFAVLSGDSGTGKTTTIRKFVDKLDKRKFHILYLSDSKLTPRHFYKGLLEQLGSEAKFYRGDAKRQLHREIELMKGIRGLQPVVVVDEAHLLDREMLEEVRFLLNFKMDSQSPMALILVGQSELWDRLRLQSYAAIRQRIDIQFQLGHLDRAQVEEYVSRHLRYAGVDQPIFSDGALDEIHRFSGGAARLIDKLCTHSLLYGSQNGRRIIDDHMIKQVIQGELS